The Pan troglodytes isolate AG18354 chromosome 19, NHGRI_mPanTro3-v2.0_pri, whole genome shotgun sequence region tcctcccacctcagcttcccaaagtgctgggattacaggcttgagccacagtgcccggcccaaggtctgtttttattttgttgaatttccATAGCCTAGTAAAGTAGATGCTCAAATATCATTCAAATgtggaatgaattaataaaaggCAACACATACTGAGCACTTAATTATGTGCCAGGAATTGTTTTGAGTGTTTCATTTCACATTTACTGACCCATTTAATATCCACAACATGAGGAGGGTATTATCATGATCATCGCCATcttcatttactttattttttccgAACACCAGTGTCACTTGCCAATTCTTTTAGCAACGAGgtaactgaagcacagagaggttcagtAACTTGCTTAAGGTTACACAGCTGGTAACTAGAGGAGCTGCAAGTTGAACCCTGGCAGTCTGGTGCCAGAGGATGTTACCAGTGCTGCTCTATTTTGGCTTATCTTAATCATTAATGTATATGCAGGTttagactttttattatgaacagttttaaacattaaaaaagtagagaaaatagcccaggcgtggtggctcatgcctgtaatcccagcactttgggaggccaaggtgggcagatcacttgaagtcaggagttcaaaaccagcctggccaacatggtgaaaccctgtctcaactaaaaatacaaaaattacctggatgtggtggcgtgcacctgtaatcccagctactcgggaggctgaggcaggaaaatctcttgaactagggaggcggaggttgcagtgagccgaaactgcaccactgtgctccagcctgggtgacagagtgagactctgtctcaaaaaaaaaaaaaaaaaaaagtatagaaaataatataaggaACTTCATGTCCTCATCACACAGCTTCCATAATTATCACCTCATGGCTCATCTTATTATTTCCCTATGGTTCCCAGTCCAGATTATTTCGAAGCAAATGCAATCACTGTATCATTTCATCCACAGATATTTTAGTATGTATGTCTGAaaggaggactttttttttttttttttttttttgagacgaagtctctctctgtcacccggggtggagtacagtggtatgatctcggctcactgcaacctctgcctcccagtttcaagtaattctcctgcctcagcctcccgagtagctgggattacaggcacgtgccaccatgcctggctaatttttttctatttttagtagagacgggatttcaccatgctggccaggctggtctcaaactcctgaccttgtgatctgcctgcctcacctcccaaagtgctgggattacaggtgtgatccaccgcacccagccaaggaagactttttttttttttgagatgaagtctcactcttgtctcccaggctggagtgcaatggcacgatctcggctcactgcatcctccacctcctgggttcaagcgattctcctgcctcagcctctcaagtagctgggattataggcgcctgtcaccactcctggctaatttttgtatttttagtagaggcggggtttcaccatgttggccaggctggtcttgaactcctgacctcaggtgatctgtctgcctcagcctcccaaagtgctgggattacaggcatgagctaccacgcccagccatggaggactttttaaattaaaaaaacaacctTACCACAATTCCATATCACGCCTAAACATTTAGAATTCCTTAATATCGTTGAATACCTTGTCAGTATTCAAATTTGCCTGATAActtaataaaatctttttttttttttttttgagacagagccttgctcagtcacccaggctggagtgccaatggtgcaatcttggctcactacaacctctgcctcctgggttcaagcaattctcttgcttcagcctcccgagtagctgggattacaggcgcccatcaccacacccagctagtttttgtagttttagtagagacggagtttcaccacgttggccaggctggtctcaaactcctgacctcaggtgatccgcctaccttggcctcccaaagtactggggttacaggcatgcgtgaccatgcccggccttttttttttttttttttttttttttttaaagtcagtttgCTTGAATCAGGATCCAAATAAGACTTTTAGTTGAtatatcatttaatttattttaatctgtaagtctctccccctcttttttttccttttttttttttgagacagggtctcactctgctgcccagactggaatgcactggcacgatcatagctcactgcagccttgacctcccgggctcaattgatcctcccacctcagcctcctgagtagctgggactatagacacaccaccatgcccaactaatttttgtattttttgtagaccacggggttttaccatgttgtccaggttggtctcgaactcctggacacaagccttggcctctcaaagtgctgggattacaggcgtgagtcaccatacctggccccagTTTTATTTGTTAAGGGAATTGGGTGTTTGTCCTAATTTTCTTCATTCTAGACTTTGCTGACTATATCCCTGGGGAATGTATGTTATGCTATTTTGTGTCCTCATCTTTTCATATAACTTAGCAAACATTCCCCATACTGCCACGGGGTTTTCACAATCTGTCCTAAATGGCTTCATACTATTCCATCCAGTGgatatactgtaatttttttcttgggCATTTggttgctttcagtttttcactactATAAATATTGCTGGAATGAACATCCTGACACATTGCAGCTTTTCCTGTACATGGGATGACTTCCTTAGAATATGCTACCAAAAGTGTAATTATGGCTCTGAGGCATGAAGAATTTTTCAGCTTCTTGGCACACAGTGACAAGTGTTTGTCCAAGGGTTTGTATGTCCCCCAGCACGAAATAAGAGAGCTGTCACTCACTCTGAATAGTGCTTAGGGCTATTCACAGCTGAAGAACGTTTGGGGAAGATATGGTAATTATGAGGGccaagagagaagaagaaagatgatGACAGGGACTCCCGCTAAATAAAGCAGAAAGTGATCTGCAATTTACCACAAATGAACTCTGTTCATTcctattgtgaaaaaaaaatcctcgaTAACAGGAGTTATTAATAGTGCATGACATGTCCAGTAATCTTTCTGTTAGACTCTGCATTAGTCAGAACCTTATTTGAGACGTGGACTCAGTCTGGGTCACTGAACTTCACAGAGTTGTCAGGAAACTGACCAAGATCCAGAGGGATCGATCAACTTGATGGAGGATGAAGAATCCCAGAGAAAAATCAAAGGAGTCAAGCAGGCACACTTCGGAAAAACCAGAGACACCTTTCTTGCCTTAATGCTGGGGAGGTTTCTGTGAAAAGAACAACACTGGGTTTGCTTATGTCTGCAGAAAGATGACTATAAGGAAAGGCACCTCCACAAACCAGGAGAAACTTCCACAGGACATAGGCAGAGCTATTTCAGACTCAGATGATTATTTCGATCTTGGGATGAGCCTTTTTGGGGCCATTGGCCCTGGAAATATTGAAGAAGCTGCCTGTTCTGCTCTGGGTGGTTCAAATACCCACCTGCCTGGTGACCACTAAGTGCCTCTGGGGGTCCCACTCCAGCTGTGTGACAACTGTTTCCTGGCAGCCCCCTGGGGAAGGAAGGGTAGGTGTAGTCCGAGTAAAGTGCTCCCCAGTTTCCCTGGGCTAGCCTTTTCCTTCCTGTTCCTTCACTTTCAGTTCAGGGTGCCATGAACTGCCATTCAGAGTCAGGTTGGCATGCCATGACATCATCTGATCTTGCTATTCCAGCCCTGCCCTGCATAGAGTGGACTTAGAAAGAAGCTGGGTAAGGAGTTGAAACTACCCAGACAATACCTCTTGGTGACATGGAGAATGGGAGTGACCGAGGAGACCTCAAGAGCCATTTAGTTCAACCTCCTACAGTAATATTAAGTAGATTCCTACAATGCAACAGGTGCTTTACATACATTCTTTTGGGTTCCCACAaccttggaggtggggtttcacagGTGTGGAATTGGAGATTAAGACAAGtaatttgcccagggtcacactgcCAATAAAGGAGGGCCTACCCCATGTCTACCAGGCAGTAAAGTCTGTGCCCTTGCCTTTAGACGATGCAGATGTGAAAACTGCAGACCAGAGCCTCTCATTCAAAGCCACACAAGCTGACCTGAGACAGAAACTCAGGCTCCTTACTACAGATGGAGGAATCTATGATACGTAGCCTCTTCTCACGTCAGGTGCGGGGCGGCCAAGGATGTGGCCCGGTCCGGGGCAGCCTGGGCCAAGCGTGACTGAGAAGGAGAAGGCAGGCTCCGTTCTGGGCCCTCCAGACCCTCATCCCAGCCAATGTTGTGAAAAGCGCTCTCCCAGGAGGGCCCAGCAGGGCAAAGGGCCGGGCTAGTCTGTTTCTGGAGGAGCCAATCTGGGGCCAGGGCGgaggcagccaggtgcagtggaaaAATCCTGCAGTTGGGGTCAGAATATTTGGGTTTCGATCCAGTCTAGGACCCAGCAAAGACCTACAGAAAGTTACTTACAAGTCCGagtctcctcatctgcaaaactggGGCACGGATAAAATACACTTGAAGGGCACAGAAGCAAAAGTTGGAATTGTTACGCACCAAAATTCTATCATCCGATCTGACCATCACGTCACGGTACAACTTCCAACCGTGCGTCCCCGAAGAGGCCGGGAACGGAGCCCAGTAAAAACTACAACTCCCAGGAGGCGTCGGGAGGGCCGGCCCGGAGCCAGCGGAAGAAACTACAACTCCCAGAAGGCGTCGGGCGTGCCGGCGCGGGGCGGTGACGTACGGGGACCGGCGCGGAGCGCTGATTCGGCCGGAGCTGCCAGCGGGGAGGCTGCAGCCGCGGGTTGTTACAGCTGCTGGAGCAGCAGCGGCCCCCGCTCCCGGGAACCGTTCCCGGGCCGTTGATCTGCGGCCCCACACGGTGAGCCCGGACGGAACCAAGAGGCCCcagggctaggggaggggcggGAGAGAAGGTGGGGGCTGCTGGGGAGGCGCCCCGGGCTGGAGAGACGGGGGCAGAGGGAGTGGGGGGTGGAGGGAGTGCATCAGCCGAGGGGGTGCATCGGCTGGGGAGGTGGCCAAGGAATAAAGTGCGAGCGGGAGGCCGGGGGTGGAACGTCGGGAGGAGCGCCTCGGCTAGGGGTGGGAGGCGGGGAGCGGCTCGGCTTCGGGGATAAACGTTTGGCTGCCTCCAGGGCTGGGTGAACGCGTGGAGATGGCTGTGGGGTCCCGGACCGGACCGGGTTCCGAGTGCGAAGACCCAGGCTGGGGAACAGAGCGGGACCCCTCCCCCCGGCCCCGCACCCGAGGTCTCACTCAGAAAACCCCAACAACAGTGAGGACTCCGCCTCTTCGCTCCTCCTCTCCTGTGCTTAGTGCGGGTTCGCCTGGGCACTCGCTTTCCGCTCCTACCGCCCTCCCTCAGTCGGGGTGGCTGGGCCAAAGTTGAGAGGTTATCAGCTGTGGTCCTGCAGCTTGGGGGGTGGGCGGAATGGACATGGCATTGTGACGTGCTGCCCCGGACTCCCCGCTGGGGTCCCCATCCAGGCCTGGATGTTTTGTGCTCCTCTTCCAGAAGACAGGAGGTTTGCTGTTGTGAGGGCTGCTCTTTCCTGGGGGAGGGAATGGGAAGGGCTCACCTGGTGGCTGCCCTGGTGGTGCTCAGCCTTGGCTTGAGTGTCTGGCATACTGGCTGGGCCCGGATATTTGTATGTGGAGCCAAGAGGGTGGGGCGGGAAGGAGGGGGAAAGAGCTACCAGCAAAAAAGTGGTTAACACAACAGAGTTGCTGCAGGCTCTGGTTTGAGGCAGGTTATGAAACCACATCAGGGCCCAGCACTAAGCAGCCTCCTGCCAGCTATGGCAGCAGAAGTTTTCGGCTCAACTCCTGTAGACCTAGTCGACCTCTGCCAGcctcttctctctgtttctccccaTCTAGGGTAGGGGCCAGTTGGTTGTTTTACTAATGGAAGTGATATGTATCCATAGTCACACGAAAGTCTCAAGAGTGTTTCCTCATTGCCAgtctttttgttagtttattgATCTCTTCTTTTTCAGGGGTCTCTGGTGGTTTCCTGCTCTCAGGGCACCTAGTGTTTAGGCTTCAGGAAGAAGCTTCTGAGGGTGTCGGCTAGGACCTAGGTCTAGGCTTTTCCTAGGCCCATCAAGTTTTGTTGGCTGCCCTGTGAAAGCCAGAAAGGCGTATGGGGTCCTGTGATCTGGGATTCCCCAAGGCTTTTGGCACTCCTGGACAAATACTAGGAAGGGTTTAGTGGGCTTTCTATACCAGCACCCCTGTAGGTGCGGGTTACAGAGAGGTGATGGGGTGGCAGTTTCAGGTCAGACTTGGGAAGCTCTTTCCCTCTCCTTAGTCAGAGTTAAGTGCTTCAGAGCCCTCACTTGTCAGCCACATGCCGCCCTCCTCTCTCAGGTGGAGGCTTTTGCGTAGCAGCTGTCCCAGGGGCTGCTAGAGTAACTGAAGCCCCAAGGCCCTGGGAAGATAAACAATCTGAGCCAGCTCTGGCTTTCTAGATACTTGAATTTCTGTTAGGCTCAATTATCCAGCCTAATGGGCTGCGCTGATGGGTCCCAGGAGCATCTCTTCAATCAGAATGCGCCCCAGGCTGGCGCACGGGTGTTTGCTTGTTGGGATGGCGTGTTGTGGGTCACATTTTCTCTGAGGTCTCTAAGCTTGGAGCTGTCTGAGAAGAGGAAACTTGCTCCTGTTATCCTGGAAGTAAAGAACTGGCCCCTGAGGACTCAGTCTCCTGTGCAGGTTTGGCTAGGATCCTAGTCAGAGATAGATAGCATCTGGGTCTGACGGGGTTGCTGCAGGGGCGTGAGGGAGGTGGCCTTCTGGGTACTTCTAGAATATCTCCATCTGGGACTCTTTTCTGCATTCCCAGGAAAGATGGGGCTGTTACCATGGTGATGACCTTACGGTCTTTAGCAAGCAGGACCCTATGTCAGATAGGGAGGTGAGCCAGTACACAGGTGCCATCTGTCTCCACTTTCTTCTGGTCACAGGGCCCTCAGGGATCTGGGGACGGCCAAACTCTGGATAAGGGGCAGATCATTCCACCCCTTCCTTCTCTACTTCCCTCTGCTCACTGTGGGTTGCGGCCACCTCCTGGTTCCTCCTGCTGCAGGACTCCTACCGTTGGTGCTGGGCAGGGGAAGGCATGGTGCTAATATACACCTGGAAACAGGTGCTGagaggggagactgaggtgaggaTGGGCAGGACAGAGAAGaacaggggcaggagggaggccaCAGGTTCGAGTCTGTGCCCTTAGGAGACATATGTTGAGGTGGATTCCAGCTCTCTATGGGAGTTACAGGTGTTGGCCATGTTCTCTATCCTCGCCTCTCTTGTGGGGAAAAGGGCCCTGGTGGTTTGGCAGTGGAGTGGGTAGCATCACAAGGGTTGGCCTGAGTGGCTGCCAAATGGAGAAAACATCCGGATGGGTTGTTTTGTGTCACCCAGGAGGGGTGCCTTCTAGGTCTGGGCAAAGGTTGTCCCTAGtctgttgttttctcctttcttcctcccttcctccctccccacttccctcttTCTACCTGATCAGTCCTCCTAAGTTGGGGTTTGGGGAGATCCAGAATTGAAAAAATTAGAGGAGGTGAGTGGATGCAGTGACCTCAAAATAGTTCATCCACTGCTGCCTGTACCCACAGGCCTCACTTCCTTTCCCTCCTGATGGGAAGAGCGTAAGAGTAGATGTGTCCCACATTAGGCCTTCAGTGAGACACAGTCCAGCAGGGGTTGTGCTGAGTGAGAATTCTCTCCCTGGGGCTTTGTCGGCAGAGGGTCCTCATGGGAGTGCCATAGGGGGTGAGGCTGGGGGATGGGCCTTGACTTCTCTGCCCTGGGGCTGCGTGCCTCTTGATGACCTGTCCTCCGATGCCCTGCCAGGGCCCTGTCCCAATGGGATGATGCATGGGGCAGCCTGTTGTTTATCCCAGCCCAGCAGCAGGAAATGAGTAGAGCTAAGTCCACATGGACTTTCTCCACTTTCCATGCTTCAGAATCAAAAGAGTGGAACTGCCTGGAGTTCTCAGGGAAACAAGGGCCTGCCTCCCAGCGGGATCCGAGGGTGAGAGGGGGCAGGGAAAGCAGTGTGACCTGTCTGACCTGTGCTGCTTGTTTGCAGAACAGCGGAGAGGGGCAGCAGGATGAATGTGGGCACAGCGCACAGCGAGGTGAACCCCAACACGCGGGTGATGAACAGCCGTGGCATCTGGCTCTCCTACGTGCTGGCCATCGGTCTCCTCCACATCGTGCTGCTGAGCATCCCGTTTGTGAGTGTCCCTGTCGTCTGGACCCTCACCAACCTCATTCACAACATGGTGAGAGCCTGTCTgctgcctgcccctgcccctgccctgtggGCTGCCCTTTGGCAGGGCTGAGGGATAGGAGGAGCCTGTCGGGCCTGGCCCAGGTGTCAGGGTGATGTACTGACAACATCTGCCTCCAGAGCCCAGGCCTAGCCCTTACCTCTCTGCCTTGCTCCCCCTTCTGGGTTCCTGCCCTGTGTACCATGACAGGAATCAAATCTGCAGATTTTTCCACATCTCTAGGGTGGGGTGGCTGTTGGCCTGGAAGATGTGCTCCTGAGAGCTGAACAAAGGGCTCCAGAGAGTTCCCAGGACCCGAGAGTCCTGGTGCCTAGGCTGATACAGAAATGCCCCTTTCTCAAGTTAGCTTCTCGAACCGTCTTCCACTTTTGCCCTTCTCTGCTCCCTCACCACTTGCTACCTTGCAGTCTTTGTCGGGTAAGCAGGGCTTAGTCCCATCGCTTGCCTCCTCCCAACAGGCACAGGGGGCTATGAGTGGCCTGGAGGGGGGCAGCATCTCGGTGCCTATCTTGTGGCCAACTCCCACCGTGCGTTCTCATGCCAGGCCTAGCCCGTCCCCCAGGGAGTCCCCTTGTTCTTCTCCTGCCATACTCCCAGCTGCTCCATCCTGACCTCCAGCCCATATCCCCCTGCCCAGCAGAGGGAGGCTCCAGATCACTGGGAGTTACTTGTGTCTGTGACTGGGTGGAGGAGCTGGGCAGGGGGGCCTTTCCCTTTTGTATCCTCTAACAAAGACTTCTTCCTCCAGGGCATGTATATCTTCCTGCACACGGTGAAGGGGACACCCTTTGAGACCCCGGACCAGGGCAAGGCGAGGCTGCTAACCCACTGGGAGCAGATGGATTATGGGGTCCAGTTCACGGCCTCTCGGAAGTTCTTGACCATCACACCCATCGTGCTGTGAGTGCCTGGGCTACAGGAAGACACCAGCAGGCAGGGCAAGGCCTGGAGGACCCCAGGGCCCAGCCATGCTTATTAACCCTGCCGTGGCTCCTGGTGTAGGGATGAACAGAGGAAGTTGGAATATTCCTGGGTCTTACACTGGACTCAGGCTTTGGGCCTCCCTGGCCCCATCTTTCCTCCATTGGAGCTTCCTTCCTGCTAGTGAGATAGGCCTACAGGCTTGGGgtgaagctgggaggtgggggcGGCGCTGGGCCAGGAGGGGCCCCTTTAGCCTGAGAGCTCTTGCTTCTTACGCTGGTCTGGGAACCTCTTCTGTAACTCCTTAGCTGTTGGGATTCTGCCTTTCCCCTCCcaggaagtgagggaggaaggggtcCTCCCAACAGTCTTTTATATCtctccccacccttcccctcccAGGTACTTCCTCACCAGCTTCTACACTAAGTACGACCAGATCCATTTTGTGCTCAACACCGTGTCCCTGATGAGCGTGCTTATCCCCAAGCTGCCCCAGCTCCACGGAGTCCGGATTTTTGGAATCAATAAGTACTGAGAGTGCAgccccttcccctgcccagggTGGCAGGGGAGGGGTAGGGTAAAAGGCATGTGCTGCAACActgaagacagaaagaagaagCCTCTGGACACTGCCAGAGATGGGGGTTGAGCCTCTGGCCTAATTTCCCCCCTCGCTTCCCCCAGTAGCCAACTTGGAGTAGCTTGTAGTGGGGTTGGGGTAGGCCCCCTGGGCTCTGaccttttctgaattttttgatcttttccttttgctttttgaatAGAGACTCCATGGAGTTGGTCATGGAATGGGCTGGGCTCCTGGGCTGAACATGGACCACGCAGTTGCGACAGGAGGCCAGGGGAAAAACCCCTGCTCACTTGTTTGCCCTCAGGCAGCCAAAGCACTTTAACCCCTGCATAGGGAGCAGAGGGCGGTACGGCTTCTGGATTGTTTCACTGTGATTCCTAGGTTTTTTCGATGCCACGCAGTGTGTGCTTTTGTGTATGGAAGCAAGTGTGGGATGGGGCTTTGCCTTTCTGGGTAGAAAGCTGTCTAATCCAAGTCCCAGGCTTTTGGCAGCTTCCCTGCAACCCACCGTGGGTCCTGGTTGGAAGTGGGGAGGGTCAGGTTGGGGAAAGATGGGGTAGAGTGTAGATGGCTTGGTCCCAGAGGTGAGGGGGCCAGGGCTGCTGCCATCCTGGCCTGGTGGAGGTTGGGGAGCTGTAGGAGAGCTAGTGAGTCGAGACTTAGAAGAATGGGGCCACATAGCAGCAGAGGACTGGTGTAAGGGAGGGAGGGGTAGGGACAGAAGCTAGACCCAATCTCCTTTGGGATGTGGGCAGGGAGGGAAGCAGGCTTGGAGGGTTAATTTACCCACAGAATGTGATAGTAATAGGGGAGGGAGGCTGCTGTGGGTTTAACTCCTGGGTTGGCTGTTGGGTAGACAGGTGGGGAAAAGGCCCGTGAGTCATTGTAAGCACAGGTCCAACTTGGCCCTGACTCCTGCGGGGGTATGGGGAAGCTGTGACAGAAACGATGGGTGCTGTGGTCCTCTGCAGGCCCTCACCCCTTAACTTCCTCATGCAGACTGGCACTGGGCAGGGCCTCTCATGTGGCAGGCACATGTGGCGTTGTGAGGCCACCCCATGTGGGGTCTGTGGTGAGAGTCCTGTAGGATCCCTGCTCAAGCAGCACAGAGGAAGGGGCAAGGCGTGGCCTGTAGGCACTGTCTCAGCCTGCAGAGAAGAAAGTGAGGCCGGGAGCCTGAGCCTGGGCTGGagccttctcccctccccagtcGGACTAGGGGCAGTGTTAATTTTGAAAAGGTGTGGGTCCCTGTGTCCTCTTCCCGGGGTCCGAGGGAACAGGAGAGGTCACTGGGCCTGTTTTCTCCCTCCTGACCCTGCATCTCCCACCCCGTGTATCATAGGGAACTTTCACCTTAAAATCTTTCTAAGCAAAGTGTGAATAGGATTTTTACTCCCTTTGTACAGTATTCTGAGAAACGCAAATAAAAGGGCAACATGTTTCTGTTTCCCTGTGTCTGGCCTTCGCTTCCTGGAAGGctgaggggaggggacaggggtGTGGGCAGCGGCTCCCGCTGAGGTGCTGGTGGGGCATCAGTGCAGCTCTGACGGTGGCGGGAGGGGCGCTGGGACTGCTGGGCTTTCTGCTGACTTCAGCAGGGAAATCCCCCAAGGGGGCTGTGAGGGAACTGGCGGCGGCAGCGGTAGGCAGAGAGCAAAATTCTCTGTGCTTTTGCCTGGCTGTTCTCCGACAGGTCTTGCGCCTTGGCCCCAGAGGCTGGGGTGACCTGTGCCATGGCCAAGGAGGGGGACACTCCAGCAATGGTTTATACGTGGAGCCAGGGTCCCAAGTGGTGCCCAGTCCTTCCCAGTGAATCCCCAGCCCTTCTCCGGTTTCTCACTTCTCTCCCCAAGGCCTTTCCCCAGTCACCTCTCCCTTGGGAGCGCTGCGTTTCCTTCTGGCCTTTCAGTGGAGGGGACTCTTCATGTTTCCTCCTCCCACCATAAGCCTGAGTGGCAGGGGAAGAGGTTCTGGGGACTTTCTGAGGCCAACATGGCTAGGAGAGAGAGGAGTCCTATAGCAAGGAATCCTTATCTCACGAGGGCACTGACCTTCCAGCGTGTTCTGGGGAGTATCAGCTGCTATTCCCAGGAGAGGCACAAGGTCCCAGGTAGAAGGGAGG contains the following coding sequences:
- the ORMDL3 gene encoding ORM1-like protein 3 isoform X1, which codes for MFCAPLPEDRRTAERGSRMNVGTAHSEVNPNTRVMNSRGIWLSYVLAIGLLHIVLLSIPFVSVPVVWTLTNLIHNMGMYIFLHTVKGTPFETPDQGKARLLTHWEQMDYGVQFTASRKFLTITPIVLYFLTSFYTKYDQIHFVLNTVSLMSVLIPKLPQLHGVRIFGINKY
- the ORMDL3 gene encoding ORM1-like protein 3 isoform X2 — translated: MNVGTAHSEVNPNTRVMNSRGIWLSYVLAIGLLHIVLLSIPFVSVPVVWTLTNLIHNMGMYIFLHTVKGTPFETPDQGKARLLTHWEQMDYGVQFTASRKFLTITPIVLYFLTSFYTKYDQIHFVLNTVSLMSVLIPKLPQLHGVRIFGINKY